In a genomic window of Gossypium arboreum isolate Shixiya-1 chromosome 7, ASM2569848v2, whole genome shotgun sequence:
- the LOC108486156 gene encoding zinc finger protein SHOOT GRAVITROPISM 5 — translation MEDDDDQKELQLLPTPIPISSPTQIPSRRSTAAATTAMGGGGDHQYGGPSLDLQLSISLTPIQQPSNCVSVESLKWQAAEQIRLAAIEKAYAERVRELTKREMELAQSEFARARHMWQRAREEVEKAERMKERATKQIDSTCMEITCQSCRQRFRP, via the coding sequence ATGGAAGATGATGATGATCAAAAGGAACTTCAGCTTCTCCCAACTCCAATCCCCATTTCTTCACCAACCCAGATTCCATCTCGTCGATCCACGGCGGCGGCCACGACGGCGATGGGTGGTGGTGGTGATCATCAATACGGAGGCCCTTCACTCGACTTACAACTATCGATCAGTTTAACCCCAATCCAACAACCATCGAATTGTGTCAGCGTTGAGTCGTTGAAATGGCAAGCGGCGGAGCAAATCCGGTTGGCGGCTATCGAAAAGGCTTACGCGGAACGAGTTAGGGAGTTAACGAAACGGGAGATGGAGTTGGCTCAGTCCGAGTTCGCTCGGGCGAGACATATGTGGCAAAGAGCAAGAGAAGAAGTGGAGAAAGCTGAGAGGATGAAAGAAAGAGCAACGAAACAGATAGATTCTACGTGCATGGAGATCACTTGTCAATCTTGCAGGCAAAGGTTTAGGccttga